From Trichoplusia ni isolate ovarian cell line Hi5 unplaced genomic scaffold, tn1 tig00001362, whole genome shotgun sequence, a single genomic window includes:
- the LOC113507274 gene encoding uncharacterized protein LOC113507274 has protein sequence MTDTGFVKAQSDNLPKIDVFMMSTFFASNPDFTSAEIKGVKATRSGRESYGDSAIGYVQVKREGDICIVKARITPEHNVRQKCYTVTATCNEAEETVISVLCEDCAAHKGGCKHTIAFLAWLHRRSEDPPSTSVDCYWKKSKLSSVGTSLKFIKAMDICNATKTQPNPASTQTSQESFFSIVKTYSKKVGDTENQLMKYYKEPSYSEKLSIHYLVSITQNKPKTAEEFIEFCKQMMQTKACEEAALATSEQSECPLWYELRYARITASKAHEAAHCKVLDGALTEAIMGASKLKDTDAMKRGRMLESEVKLK, from the exons ATGACTGATACCGGTTTTGTGAAGGCACAATCAGATAATCTCCCCAAAATTGATGTGTTCATGATGTCAACATTTTTTGCATCTAATCCCGATTTTACGTCTGCTGAAATCAAAGGAGTGAAAGCTACAag ATCCGGACGAGAATCATATGGTGACTCAGCCATTGGATATGTTCAAGTTAAACGGGAGGGTGATATATGTATTGTGAAAGCGCGAATAACCCCTGAACACAACGTCCGCCAGAAGTGTTACACTGTAACAGCTACCTGTAATGAGGCTGAAGAAACTGTCATATCTGTGCTGTGTGAAGACTGTGCCGCACATAAAG gagGCTGTAAACATACCATAGCCTTTTTGGCTTGGCTACATAGGCGTAGTGAAGACCCTCCATCCACTAGTGTTGATTGCTACTGGAAAAAGTCTAAGTTGTCCTCAGTGGGTACAAGTCTTAAGTTTATTAAGGCAATGGATATTTGTAATGCAACAAAGACACAGCCAAACCCTGCATCAACACAGACTTCACAAGAATCCTTTTTCAGTATTGTAAAAACATATAGTAAGAAAGTTGGTGACACAGAGAATCAACtcatgaaatattataaagaacCAAGCTATTCAGAAAAGTTATCAATTCATTATTTAGTAAGTATAACGCAGAATAAACCGAAAACTGCCGAAGAGTTTATTGAATTTTGCAAGCAGATGATGCAGACTAAAGCATGTGAAGAAGCTGCACTTGCAACTTCAGAACAAAGTGAGTGCCCTTTATGGTATGAGTTGCGATATGCAAGGATCACTGCATCAAAAGCACATGAGGCTGCACACTGCAAGGTGTTGGATGGAGCTTTAACCGAAGCCATCATGGGAGCATCAAAACTAAAAGACACAGATGCCATGAAAAGAGGAAGAATGTTAGAAAGTGAAGTCAAATTaaagtga
- the LOC113507273 gene encoding uncharacterized protein LOC113507273, whose product MDQQKKPTYKYCIVPKCKNTTKNAPDKVFFLVPRGAVVRKNWCKIMKRDMVSPSTCLYCCEDHFNVEEDTENYMQYKVMTLQENQKTTLRLKKGIIPHQFQCQKDTELQSPPERKGFLKRKHQEIIEDALSMPPAKQTVSAVKMSESSKHSYIEEGASMPSSHLHTEYTETVNFDEPCCSTSLADVNKKVIYVDKAIQVNRKIHYYRSKGVNVNLSAITKNTAISPFRILSKTTSTSPLKIAQTSGIKRKLFQTDPADIASVSSAQPSSALSSSFEPEMSSESSWSIDDDSENETQFKSQMRSCILLAIEKEPKMLLGVPKKSYYIIKLLSENLPLPTVDILITLKKIKLNESFSILALQFGYTQSAISRIFSKCLPLLAMKMKELIIWPTTKEIFKNLPIAFRARYSNVVSIIDCLEIQIEKPSNAVHQSVSWSQYKKCNTLKYLISCTPDGLVNFISVGYSGRATDVMIVEDCGFLDCLPPKTAVMADRGFKEISHLLEKKQSTLIRPPSVFKSTASAKEDVKQSKRIAALRIHIERVINRLREFHMLLPHACVDHSLIPIIDEVIIIACGLIFRMHYSGFNIQDVLIKK is encoded by the exons ATGGATCAACAAAAGAAACCGActtacaaatattgtattgtaccaaaatgtaaaaatactacGAAGAATGCACCCGATAAAGTGTTTTTTCTTGTCCCGAGAGGTGCGGTTGTAAGAAAAAACTGGTGTAAAATCATGAAAAGGGACATGGTATCACCATCAACTTGTTTATATTGTTGTGAAGATCACTTCAAC gtaGAAGAGGATACAGAAAATTATATGCAGTACAAAGTCATGACTTTACAAGAAAATCAGAAAACTACATTACGATTAAAGAAAGGTATTATTCCTCACCAATTTCAGTGTCAAAAGGACACTGAGTTGCAGTCACCACCAGAGAGAAAAGGTTTCTTAAAGAGAAAACATCAAGAAATAATTGAAGATGCTTTATCTATGCCTCCCGCTAAACAAACTGTTAGTGCTGTAAAAATGAGTGAATCATCAAAACACAGTTATATAGAAGAAGGTGCCAGTATGCCCTCATCTCACTTACACACAGAATATACTGAAACTGTAAACTTTGACGAACCTTGTTGCAGCACCTCTTTAGctgatgttaataaaaaagtaatttatgttgACAAGGCTATTCAGGTCAATaggaaaatacattattacagaAGTAAAGGTGTCAATGTTAATTTGAGTGCAATAACTAAGAATACAGCAATATCTCCATTTcgtattttatctaaaactacCTCAACATCTCCATTGAAAATAGCGCAAACTTCTggaattaaaaggaaattatttcaaactgaCCCTGCTGATATTGCATCAGTCTCTTCAGCTCAACCTTCATCAGCATTATCATCATCTTTTGAACCAGAAATGAGTTCAGAATCGAGCTGGTCTATAGATGATGATTCAGAAAATGAGACACAATTTAAAAGTCAAATGCGTAGTTGCATATTACTAGCAATAGAAAAGGAGCCTAAAATGTTGCTAGGTGTACCAAAAAAATCAtactatataataaaattgttaagtgAAAACCTTCCACTTCCCACTGtagacattttaattacattaaaaaaaataaaacttaatgagTCTTTCAGTATATTAGCCTTACAGTTTGGGTATACACAGAGTGCAATAAGCAGAATTTTTTCAAAATGCTTACCTTTATTGGCAATGAAGATGAAAGAGTTGATCATATGGCCAACAACaaaagagatatttaaaaatttgccTATTGCATTCAGGGCCAGGTACTCTAATGTTGTTTCTATAATTGATTGCCTAGAAATTCAGATTGAAAAACCATCCAATGCAGTCCATCAATCAGTTAGTTGgtcacaatataaaaaatgtaacacattgaaatatttaatttcttgtacACCTGATGGATTGGTTAACTTTATCTCTGTTGGATACAGTGGCAGGGCAACGGACGTAATGATAGTGGAAGACTGTGGTTTCCTTGACTGTTTGCCACCTAAAACTGCAGTTATGGCTGACAGAGGCTTTAAAGAAATATCACATTTGCTAGAAAAAAAGCAAAGTACACTTATACGACCTCCTTCTGTTTTCAAGTCTACTGCCAGTGCAAAAGAAGATGTAAAACAGTCAAAAAGAATAGCAGCATTAAGGATTCATATAGAACGAGTTATAAATAGATTAAGGGAATTTCACATGTTACTGCCTCATGCATGTGTTGACCATAGCTTAATCCCTATTATAGATGAAGTTATAATCATAGCTTGTGGTTTGATATTCAGGATGCATTATTCAGGTTTCAATATTCaggatgttttaataaaaaaatag
- the LOC113507276 gene encoding uncharacterized protein LOC113507276, producing MSSEDQDMSKNVIISRKTLVEVFFKSKYKSFDSKFKEIIDFVASQTNCPTQSRTDLTLQLRNFKRQFNTKWLLHGKHRERLFANEKTWLDGSCKFTRFVVINSGRPTSNFSDSSENSKRRKTSSLRAEMDADFLTYAAQMKLRSSGRTTEAQVIKKMSVCPKYAKDCFDISTEIKVKKISPREALSLLIEAQLSRKQYEIIRNYAKDIFPSYKLVQAEKALCYPKDVQVTETEAVVPLQSLLDHTATRLIHSQKSVLLTQSISSSDKIVLHTKWGFDGSSSHTQYKQKFISETADDKYMFLSSLVPLRLSYEKNDSTVVLWQNPKPSSSRFCRPISLQYRKETDELVKAKKQDIDQQVENLSPTKIKVNENVYEVVHKAIFTMVDGKLCNALSDTKSTLKCYLCNATSKEFNNLNTVLQKPVKNDFISFGLSVLHCWIRLFEFFLHLSYKLPIQEWRVNKENKETVEQNKKRIQTEFRKQLSLIVDKPKPGFGNSNDGNVARIFFQNFEKSAAITQIDSQLIKRFYIILQTISSGFKINSHKFQTFCHETASLYVSLYPWMPMTPTVHKLLIHGPEIVTQALLPIGQLSEEAQESRNKDFKTYRERFSRKTSRTENLIDIMNRLFISSDPILSLMRKVPKMKRKPFDPEVIEMLEEE from the exons atgtccAGTGAAGATCAAG atatgtCGAAAAACGTCATTATCAGTAGAAAAACTTTagtagaagtattttttaagagtaaatataaatcatttgatagtaaatttaaagaaataatagattttgttgCTTCCCAAACGAATTGTCCTACGCAATCTCGTACAGATTTAACTTTACAACTGCGTAACTTCAAGCGACAATTTAACACGAAATGGTTACTACACGGTAAACATAGAGAAAGACTATTCGCTAATGAAAAGACTTGGTTGGATGGAAGTTGTAAATTTACACGTTTTGTAGTCATAAACTCAGGAAGGCCCACTTCAAATTTTAGTGACTCTAGCGAAAATTCAAAACGCAGAAAAACATCTAGTCTGCGTGCTGAGATGGATGCAGATTTTTTAACTTATGCAGCACAAATGAAGCTAAGGTCCTCAGGTAGAACCACAGAAgcacaagttattaaaaaaatgtcagtaTGTCCCAAATACGCAAAAGACTGTTTTGACATATCTACCGAAATAAAGGTCAAGAAAATATCACCGCGGGAAGCACTTTCATTACTAATTGAGGCTCAACTATCTCGtaaacaatatgaaattatCAGAAACTACgctaaagatatttttccatCTTACAAGTTGGTGCAGGCAGAAAAGGCTCTTTGCTATCCGAAAGACGTTCAGGTTACAGAAACTGAAGCTGTCGTGCCCCTTCAGTCGTTGCTTGATCACACTGCCACTCGTCTGATACATTCACAAAAAAGTGTTCTTCTTACGCAGTCAATAAGCTCTTCGGATAAAATTGTATTGCATACGAAATGGGGTTTTGACGGAAGCTCCAGTCATAcccaatacaaacaaaagtttatttcggAGACTGCTGACgacaaatatatgtttttaagtagTCTCGTTCCATTAAGACTTTCGTATGAGAAAAATGATAGCACAGTTGTTTTGTGGCAAAATCCAAAGCCTTCTTCATCACGATTTTGTCGGCCGATAAGTCTCCAGTATCGTAAAGAAACTGATGAATTAgtcaaagcaaaaaaacaagacattgaTCAACAAGTTGAAAATTTGTCACCAACAAAGATTAAAGTGAATGAGAATGTATATGAAGTTGTGCATAAGGCTATTTTTACAATGGTGGATGGTAAATTATGTAATGCCCTCTCAGATACGAAATCTACATTgaagtgttatttatgtaatgccacctctaaagaatttaataatttaaatactgttctgCAAAAACCCgtcaaaaatgatttcatatcGTTTGGTTTATCAGTCTTACATTGCTGGATAcgattgtttgaattttttttgcaCCTTTCTTATAAATTACCCATTCAGGAGTGGCGtgtgaataaagaaaacaaagagacagtagaacaaaataaaaaacgaattcaGACTGAGTTTAGAAAACAACTATCCCTTATTGTAGACAAACCAAAACCTGGCTTTGGCAACAGCAATGACGGGAATGTGGCACGTATTTTCTtccaaaactttgaaaagtcaGCCGCGATAACACAGATTGATTCGCAGCTTATAAAACGATTCTACATAATATTGCAAACGATATCAAGtgggtttaaaataaattcacacaagtttcaaacattttgtcatGAAACTGCTTCTCTTTACGTAAGTCTGTATCCATGGATGCCAATGACACCTACAGTCCACAAACTTTTAATACATGGCCCTGAAATTGTTACCCAAGCTTTGTTGCCGATTGGTCAACTCAGTGAAGAAGCCCAGGAGTCTAgaaataaggattttaaaacGTACCGAGAACGTTTTAGTCGAAAAACATCCAGAACTGAAAATCTCATAGACATCATGAATCGCTTGTTCATATCCTCAGACCCCATCTTAAGCCTGATGCGCAAAGTGcctaaaatgaaacgaaaacccTTCGATCCGGAGGTTATTGAGATGTTAGAAGAAGAATAA